Below is a genomic region from Rosa chinensis cultivar Old Blush chromosome 5, RchiOBHm-V2, whole genome shotgun sequence.
cgaaaattccttctctttctggagctcggtatttcgTAACGTTTaatgatgattgcactcgcatgagaTGGGTGTCATTattgaagaataagagtgatgtatttggaatgtttaccgaatttcacaaaatggtggcaactcagtatcaacaatccatcagagtgtttcagtctgacaatggtggagagtttgtgaatggccctatgattgagttttgccggtcacatggaatttgTCATCAAACCttcaattcttatactcctcaacagaatagTTTAGCAGAatggaagaacaggcagttaaTGGAAGTTGTtagtgcttccttgtttggcatgaatgtacctcggttctattggggagaagcagtaaaatcaacagcatatcttatcaaccgtactcttTCATGGGTGATTGAGTTttagaatcctcatcagaagcttcatacacttttgaccatcccttctatgcctaatttggagccccgggtgtttgggtgcacaatctatgttcatattcccaagcctcaatgcagcaagcttgatcactacaagaaaaatggctttttgcaaggaattttttccttgtaaaaaactaaaaattccttgcatgaacccaaatgcaaggaatattcGTTGCATTTGAGTCCTTGCAAAGAGGCCCTTGCAAAAGAGAAAATACAACGACTTGAAAATTCCTTACATTTGAAttcacaaatgcaaggaattgttcatctcaaatgcaaggaatttaaCACTTGAGGTTAACTATGGTTAACTGATATACAAGGACAATTCCTTGCATatcattccttgcatttggtattaaaaaaatttaaaaaaaaaattaaaactaaataaaaaaaattaccacaaatgtcattctggaatttttttttattccttgaATTAAAAACAATTAGTTCAACTGTACatacagaccaaaaaaaaaggtgtACATAAAAAATTGATGCTACTAAGCTATAACAAGATTTGCAAAATCAAgatacatatacacaagtagagACACCAGAACAAAAATTAGTAAAACTGCAAATCACTGAAGCTTGGGGTGAGTGTATTTTGGTGTGGGGAGAATCGTCCAAACTCATCTACTCCCAAGATCCCCTCGAAGTACCTTTAATGCTAGCTCTTGAAAGCAAAGCTTCACATTTTCTCTAGTCTTGGCGCTACATTCAAGAAACATGCATCCAATATCTTTTGCAAGAGCAATGCCCTCTTCTCTACTCACAGCCCTCTCAGATTCCTGAAATTACATATAACTTCTTTTTAATATGATCCAAGAAATTGAGACAACAAGAAGAGGGCATTGAGGGGTATCTTATTATCTTGTGACATATATGAAGAGCATGCTATTACATAATAAGGCATTCCTGGCTGTCTATTTACTGCTAGAGAGAAAAAAGACTCCAATACTATGATCCATAGTCAGGAGCATTGttttcttgttcattttcagAATAAAGTTTTCAAGGATCAGATACAGAGACTGAAACTTACTCTATCAACTTTATTCCCGACAAGCACCTTGACACAGTCCTGATTAGTTGAGTATAGTTCCACTTCTTTAGCCCATACATCTGATAAGTTGGTAAAGGTGTCTCTCCGAGTCACATCATACACTAAAAATAAAGCAGATGAATCATCTGTTAATCAAAATCGGACAACTATAGTATGTAAAGGTTTTATGAGAACTTCATATTATAAATTCATAATACTGATAAAAAAAGGCCGGAAGGCAAGGGAGAATGTACTATACTTGAAGAACTCAAAATTATTAGTAGTTATATAGAACTACTCAAACTCTATTCTCCCCTTCTCATAGTTTCACATGCAATACGCTTAATAAACTTTAGATAATAGTTACATGTGAAAAATGAACACTAACAAGAGAAATGCTAGAACTTGCTCTGTAGTTGCTAGATGGATATTGGTTCCATTTTCCTTTAATAAAGAGTTGTGAATGTAGATATTTCCAGAAAAAGTGAACGTACCGAGAATGATTCCTTGGGCACTTCTATAGTAAGAGCTTGTTAATGTTCTGAACCTCTCCTGTCCAGCTGCAATAACAAAATGATTTGTCATATTAACAATGCATCATTAAACTTCAACATTTAAAATCATTAGAAATAAGGGTGTGAGCTCTGAAGTCCCTTAACAGAGTTATACTCTTTTCCCATCATCCAATGTAGAATGGGccataatcaaaattgcatcatAGAACGAAAGAATACACAAGTTCCACATGCAGTACCTGTATCCCAAATTGTCATCTTAATTCTCTTCCCACCAACAGTAAGCAGCTTAATTTTAAAATCCACACCTGCAATCATGGGAGCAAGACCCATCAAATGCTTGAATCAGAATGGTTGTATCAATCAATCCAATCACAAATTCTAATACTTGTACAAGTTGAATGTATCAGAATGGTTGTGTCGATCAATCAATCCAAAGTATGAATTCACGTACATATGAAACACTAAAAGCTACCAACTTTCCAGTCCCCTCCTTGGAAGATCACAAAAAGTCTAATCCTTTTTCTGAGTCAGAAATGCATTTATTAAGTTCTTGCTAACTGAATTGCATCACAAGAAGAAAAGCAAGCAGAAAATGTAGAAAGCTATGACTGAGCAAAACACAAGAACCCCATACAGCACAAAGAAAAAGCTAgctattcaaatttcaaaaccaaattaaCAATAATAGATCCAACAGTTCATCTCAAAAAGACATGCAGTAAAAGGGTCTCTTCCAGAGCAAATGAAATGCCAAGCTAAAAAGCAAGATACAGAAAATGGGTTACCAATGGTGGGAGCAAGATGAGCCTTCAAGTGCCATTTCCTTGCTTCATTATGAGAATATTGGAAAAGCCAGTCATTAGAGTTCAGCACTTATGTAACTTAGAATTACTAACTGTATTAAACAATTCAAGCCATAGAGAAAACTCCAACTTGATGATCATATAATCTAATTAAGAAAGATAAAGATGCTTAGTCACATGAAAAGAGTCGATTGCACCTAAACTAACAAATCTTCAGTGTTTGTTATCCAATCATGTAAATAAAATTAAGTGGCTCCATGAAGGAACACCTATTTAGGTACTTTACAGTAATAAGAATAAAATAACACACGAAAACTTTATTACACTTATCATTACTTTGAACCCTAAGGATCCAAATGAAAATAGCACAAATAAAAACCTTGAGGAGGAAATTCAGGTTTGAACACGGCGCTTCTGGAATCGAAGTGTTTCTCAGTAACTGTGAATTGCACAATAATACATACGAGCCTTTCAGCTATTCCAATTACACAAGAAAATTCAAACGGAAAGTAACACATAATATGCAAAACACAACAGACCTTAGTCATCTTATTATGCTTCTTCAACAATGAGATTACCAAAGAACCAATAATGGGGGCCTCAACAATCCATAGAAATAACTTAAGAAAAAAACTAGTCAAATGTGGAGCTACAAGCACAGAAAAGAAAACCCAATTCACACTCAAAGCCAAATACATTCATATAATTACTGTAGTGCAGTGAAGAACAGTAAACTGACCCTAATGCATTCAAATACCTTAATGAAAGGATCTGAGAGTGAGCACTGAGCAGCATTACCAGCCAAATTCCACAATCCCTAACCCTGTGGAAGGAGACCACCAAATTCAGTCTTAGATAAACAGATTTCAAGTATATAACTGACATAACTAAGTAAGTTGATGACAATTCTACACTAACATTGCTGACAATTTTTCAATACCAGTAGCCAAGAAGACGCATGAATTTCATTGATACCATTGATTTTACATAATAAAAG
It encodes:
- the LOC112164026 gene encoding ras-related protein RABC2a translates to MTIWDTAGQERFRTLTSSYYRSAQGIILVYDVTRRDTFTNLSDVWAKEVELYSTNQDCVKVLVGNKVDRESERAVSREEGIALAKDIGCMFLECSAKTRENVKLCFQELALKVLRGDLGSR